In Labrus bergylta chromosome 6, fLabBer1.1, whole genome shotgun sequence, the following proteins share a genomic window:
- the tprb gene encoding translocated promoter region b, nuclear basket protein isoform X6: protein MAALLLLQELEASELSKIPKTIQNKLERILSDQQYEIDSLKAQQEQFRVDSEQHFFEKVKQLAQCQEEFLSQSQEHLKLKDELNKLGDELKHVRDKNREYESSQGRLSSEQTVLSKAKEDLEAEKRELLRTLERRSLEVEHLNDDFRQLNDKMVEVNASKMALQMKLDELEAAEVNIKYKEKRMEQEKELLHGQTSWLNEELKAKSEELLSLSRQKGNQILELKFTLGDKADELSRLQDQVGSLKTSSEHLQKQNEDIISKLKEAKEQQATMEEKFRNELNANIKLSNLYKGAAADSEAKSEELSRAVEELHKLLKEAGEANKALEEKLQEMNGATDKSVAELKERIQALEKELDNANELLSSSKLRGPVSTASLLTDEQMTTMSPTAAAVSKIKPGMKLTELYTAYLESQEQLQLERLENKRVNKYLDDIVQEVEAKAPILKRQRDQHERMQKSVASLSAKLEQAVKEVHRLQKNADEANKRSSVLERDNQRCELQLADMAQQVRVLLIELEEARGNHVIHEEDVNSADISSTSEVISQHLVTFRSVEELQKQNQRLLVALRELSDSQEKEEFELTGNKHGELEQSLGKALAELDSLKEQRIKQVQMTEAIVKQRDMYRVMLARATGVSFPQQGTPPEEFIMTSTPRRSPAAIPTAGTPTELVSMATESTEALEANAALRQLQEVFSTYKRERMDSDKKLTETNEKLQEQLSNLHSQNATVSTNLDFTSKRYEMLEDNVKGYRKEIASLREKEQKTAAASQMHEQTINTMKEDLKAAKERLSMAEGRAENLRKERDMLKLVESRLNQEKESILSQQQTQNLLLTNLQTIQATLERSETDTRQRLNDQLEKQEREITQLQKRLEHEVEQRHLLSRNQEIQLMEAKRQLETQAALHHKTKELLNGAEVELKNLRLQQGSGESRHIMSSPSTPIIRGLQGSDQDREDLQGRLRLAETRAEELSESLRSITSSMEQYRAMAQSLEETLDKEKQVTEQARSTIEACMKEAEKQHRSLEEKLAEAEKQKQDLGEQKKRALASMEEQMNNLRRSLSSAKADHQEALQRLVVAEAQQQQALKDSQEQAKLAAEAQDKYEREMMMHAADVEALQAAKAQAQQAVELRHQLEERAQRTSAGLLEARVSWEEQEKILKEEMSKIGNRNEELQRQNTLLHEQIQTMSSKMADNLQHAVNESPKNISLSEESKSQDQVLEILRFVRREKEIAESHFEIAQGESLRYRLRVEHLERELKELQDSLSAAEERMQVTAKTLTQHDELMKKTETMSVLLETNKMLREEKDKLERELQQTQTKVQKLESDSVPLQQANSELSEKSGVLQAEKKILEEEIKRWKARAQHLVSQQKDSDPEEYKRLHSEKEAHLKRVQQLTEENTRLKAEANRSNNLTTSLQNQIQNLRDNMSKITEERNTLKNDVESKNQDIADKMRTITQVKKIGRRYKAQYDELKVEHDKLVAEAAAGPSQEEEARQASVQELQSLKNSLSQAEAKTKEMEGQLENINKVVTERETEARNAQEQSSRLQTELTRLKQELQDKASQEVTLRQQITEKEEKTKKAFVSAKQKLSQLMNAKEQLQKENSDLKQQRDELEQRLSALKSQYDGLLNRHEREMRNLRGQEQRDEQPEAGPSKTQEQQRSTEQRQISLKTTPAGDRGSASTSEPPTANIKPTPVVATGSKQPVNPGNKPTPRASIRPMITPAPVPTPTPTATVMPTTQVESQEAMQSSEGPPVEHVTVYGSASGSVRSASPNVQTTLAGPMLAMQQTQTQATAFVQPTQQQSLTHPEPANQDPPTMLIEAAPSSQVEWPSTSSTSSVFGTVSATPGTSSMSKRPREEEESSTMVTDTETTQEDSSRAPIPKKLRIIQRVGPEEEVLVEESAEAEGVVPTDSQDGGEASQTEEFATLEEGDDVAASQSIPIDQEDEEVIVILTDSESEEDQEEEDEEEEEQDYEEEEEDEEDDEEEEDEEDDEEDDGEMGEEGEDSNEGSGDGNEAYEGDDTEGADVTDPGTETEESLGASDSTQRPADSQTPSFEGSTMESLESIFNSSSRMPQSPRRPTHQQPPRLNIHPAQSSELGPPAQRLPVRRVPQLTPGVQSSAQHFCDDDDRMVPSTPTLVVHRSDGFDQAIQFVETPSQRQLSSQGGLGLYESPLYLATHEEESGGRSVPTTPLQVAAPVTVFSEAAQSDTTEHASQSVPMVSTSTPGLVVPGGAGTGEEREDIFMEPDTDRPSAEVSVDAVVSQGDAEESGQTSDKSSLPSTSQEPSSSSADTSSAPPKPCRPVSSRQLQRWPENRGGRMKRGGFPSRFSRGFHGRRFQR from the exons ATGGCggcactgctgctgctgcaagagTTGGAAGCTTCTGAGCTATCCAAGATACCGAAAACTATTCAAAACAAACTGGAAAGGATCCTTTCAGATCAGCAGTATGAAATCGATTCTTTGAAAGCACAGCAGGAGCAATTTCGCGTCGACAGCG AGCAACATTTCTTCGAGAAAGTGAAACAACTCGCTCAATGTCAGGAGGAGTTTTTGTCCCAGTCCCAAGAACATCTCAAACTCAAAGATGAGCTGAACAAGCTCG GTGATGAACTCAAACATGTACGTGACAAAAACAGGGAATATGAATCCTCACAGGGGAGGTTGTCATCAGAGCAG ACTGTGCTGTCAAAGGCTAAAGaagatctggaggcagaaaagCGAGAGCTTCTGCGAACGCTGGAAAGAAGGTCCTTGGAAGTGGAGCATTTAAACg ATGACTTCAGGCAACTCAATGATAAGATGGTGGAAGTTAACGCCTCCAAGATGGCCCTACAGATGAAGTTAGATGAACTTGAAGCAGCTGAAGTCAACATCAAG TACAAAGAGAAGCGTATGGAACAAGAGAAGGAGCTGCTGCATGGACAGACGTCTTGGCTGAATGAGGAACTGAAGGCTAAGAGTGAGGAGCTGCTGTCCCTGTCCCGACAGAAGGGAAACCAGATCCTGGAACTGAAGTTCACCCTGGGGGACAAGGCAGATGAG TTAAGCAGACTCCAAGATCAAGTGGGCAGTTTGAAAACATCAAGTGAACATCTtcagaaacaaaatgaagacaTAATCAGCAAACTAAAAGAA GCCAAAGAACAACAAGCGACCATGGAGGAAAAGTTCAGAAACGAGCTCAATGCCAACATCAAGCTTTCTAATCTGTACAAG GGAGCAGCAGCAGATTCTGAGGCAAAAAGTGAAGAGCTGAGTCGGGCAGTGGAGGAGCTTCATAAGCTGCTGAAGGAGGCAGGAGAAG CCAACAAAGCCCTCGAAGAGAAGCTGCAAGAGATGAATGGTGCCACCGATAAAAGTGTAGCTGAACTGAAGGAGAGGATCCAGGCTCTTGAGAAAGAGCTGGACAATGCCAATGAGCTGCTGTCAAGTTCTAAACTCAGAG GCCCTGTGAGTACAGCGTCTTTGCTCACAGACGAGCAAATGACAACAATGTCTCCTACCGCAGCTGCTGTATCCAAGATAAAGCCCGGCATGAAGCTCACAGAG CTGTATACAGCATACCTGGAGAGCCAGGAGCAGCTGCAGTTAGAGCGATTGGAGAACAAGCGGGTCAACAAATACCTGGATGACATTGTGCAGGAAGTGGAAGCCAAGGCCCCTATCCTCAAACGGCAAAGGGACCAACATGAGCGCATGCAGAAGTCAGTGGCCAGTCTTTCTGCCAAGCTGGAGCAGGCTGTAAAG gAGGTGCACCGTCTGCAGAAGAATGCTGATGAAGCTAACAAGCGCTCGTCTGTTCTGGAAAGAGACAACCAGAGATGTGAACTTCAGCTAGCAGACATGGCCCAGCAG GTGCGTGTGCTGCTGATTGAGCTGGAAGAGGCTCGTGGAAATCATGTTATTCATGAAGAGGACGTGAACTCAGCTGACATCAGCAGCACATCAGAGGTGATCAGCCAACACTTGGTGACTTTCCGCAGTGTGGAGGAGCTTCAGAAGCAGAATCAGCGTCTTTTGGTGGCCCTCAGGGAGCTCAGTGACTCTCAGGAGAAAGAGGAGTTTGAATTAACTGGCAATAA ACATGGTGAACTGGAGCAAAGTTTGGGGAAAGCCCTGGCGGAGCTGGATTCCCTGAAGGAGCAAAGAATCAAACAGGTCCAGATGACAGAGGCCATCGTGAAGCAGAGGGACATGTATCGTGTGATGCTGGCTCGGGCAACCGGAGTCAGCTTCCCTCAGCAAG GTACACCACCTGAGGAGTTCATTATGACTTCCACCCCCCGTCGCTCACCTGCAGCCATTCCCACCGCAGGAACTCCCACTGAACTTGTGTCCATGGCAACAGAGTCTACAGAAGCATTGGAAGCCAACGCAGCTTTGCGACAG TTACAGGAGGTGTTCTCCACTTATAAGAGGGAGCGCATGGACAGTGACAAAAAACTGACAGAGACGAATGAAAAGCTCCAGGAGCAGCTCTCCAATCTCCACTCCCAGAATGCTACGGTATCCACCAATCTGGATTTTACCTCCAAGAG GTATGAGATGCTGGAAGACAACGTTAAGGGCTACAGGAAAGAGATTGCTTCCCTTAGGGAAAAGGAACAAAAGACGGCCGCTGCCTCACAGATGCACGAGCAGACTATCAACACTATGAAAGAAGATCTAAAAGCTGCCAAAGAGAGACTCTCCATGGCCGAG GGCCGAGCTGAGAACCTTCGTAAGGAGAGAGACATGCTGAAGCTGGTGGAGTCGAGGCTGAACCAGGAGAAAGAGTCAATCTTGAgccaacaacaaacccagaaCCTGCTGCTGACCAACCTCCAGACCATTCAG GCTACCCTTGAGCGGTCAGAGACTGATACACGTCAGCGTCTAAACGACCAGTTGGAGAAGCAGGAACGAGAGATCACGCAGCTGCAGAAGCGGCTGGAGCACGAGGTGGAACAGCGCCACCTGCTCAGCAGAAACCAGGAG ATTCAGTTAATGGAGGCCAAAAGGCAGCTGGAGACACAGGCGGCTCTACACCATAAGACCAAGGAGCTGCTGAATGGTGCCGAGGTGGAGCTCAAAAACCTGAGGCTGCAGCAAGGAAGTGGGGAATCACGTCACATCATGAGCTCGCCATCCACACCCATTATCAGAG GCCTGCAGGGTTCAGATCAAGACAGAGAGGATCTACAGGGCCGTCTGCGGCTGGCTGAAACCCGGGCAGAGGAGCTTTCAGAGAGCCTCAGATCAATCACTTCCAGCATGGAGCAGTATCGAGCCATGGCTCAGAGCCTGGAAGAGACCCTGGACAAAGAGAAACAG GTAACAGAGCAGGCACGCTCAACGATTGAAGCTTGTATGAAGGAGGCTGAGAAGCAGCACCGCAGTCTGGAGGAGAAGCTTGCAGaggcagagaaacagaaacaagacttaggggagcagaagaagagagcCCTTGCCTCCATGGAGGAGCAG ATGAACAATCTAAGGAGAAGCCTCAGCAGTGCCAAGGCAGATCACCAGGAGGCGCTACAGAGACTGGTAGTCGCTGAGGCTCAGCAGCAGCAAGCTCTAAAAGACAGTCAAGAGCAG GCTAAGCTGGCAGCTGAAGCACAAGACAAGTACGAGCGGGAGATGATGATGCATGCCGCAGACGTGGAAGCCCTGCAGGCGGCTAAAGCTCAGGCCCAGCAGGCTGTCGAGCTCAGACATCAGCTGGAAGAGAGAGCACAGAGGACCAGTGCCGGACTCCTGGAGGCGAGAGTGTCCTGGGAAGAACAGGAGAAGATCCTCAAG GAGGAGATGTCCAAGATCGGGAACAGAAATGAGGAGTTGCAGAGGCAGAACACCCTCCTACATGAACAGATCCAGACAATGAGTAGCAAGATGGCTGACAATTTACAACATGCAGTTAATGAGAGTCCGAAGAATATCTCCCTGTCTGAAGAGAGCAAATCCCAGGACCAAGTCCTTGAGATTCTCAG GTTTGTGCGGCGGGAGAAGGAAATTGCAGAGTCTCACTTCGAAATTGCCCAAGGGGAGAGTTTGCGTTACCGTCTGAGGGTGGAGCACCTGGAGCGAGAGCTGAAGGAGTTACAGGACAGCTTGAGCGCCGCGGAGGAGAGGATGCAG GTGACAGCAAAGACCTTGACTCAGCATGATGAGCTGATGAAGAAGACAGAAACCATGAGCGTCTTGCTGGAGACCAACAAGATGCTGAGAGAGGAAAAGGATAAGTTGGAGCGAGAACTGCAGCAAACACAGACTAAG gTACAAAAGTTGGAGTCTGACAGCGTACCACTACAGCAGGCCAACTCAGAGCTGAGCGAGAAGAGCGGCGTACTGCAGGCTGAGAAGAAGATACTGGAAGAGGAAATCAAGCGCTGGAAAGCTCGGGCCCAG CATTTGGTGAGCCAGCAAAAAGATTCAGATCCAGAAGAGTACAAGCGGTTGCACTCTGAGAAGGAGGCACATCTCAAACGCGTTCAGCAGCTCACTGAGGAGAACACAAGGCTTAAAGCAGAGGCTAACAG ATCCAATAACCTGACCACTTCCCTTCAAAATCAGATACAGAACCTGCGTGACAACATGAGTAAGATAACAGAAGAAAGGAATACTCTGAAGAATGACGTTGAGTCAAAGAACCAGGATATTGCGGACAAAATGCGAACTATCACCCAGGTCAAGAAGATCGGGCGCCGCTACAAGGCTCAGTACGATGAACTCAAAGTGGAACACGACAAG cTGGTAGCTGAGGCTGCAGCAGGTCCGTCCCAAGAAGAGGAAGCTCGTCAAGCTTCAGTTCAGGAGCTGCAGAGCCTCAAAAATTCTCTGAGCCAGGCTGAAGCAAAAACCAAAGAGATGGAAGGACAGCTGGAGAACATCAACAAG GTGGTCACAGAGCGGGAGACTGAAGCACGTAATGCCCAAGAACAATCCTCAAGGCTGCAGACAGAGTTGACCCGGCTGAAGCAGGAGCTGCAGGACAAAGCTTCTCAGGAGGTCACACTGAGACAGCAGATTACTGAGAAGGAAGAGAAGACCAAGAAGGCATTTGTTTCTGCCAAGCAGAAGCTTAGTCAGCTCATGA ACGCCAAAGAGCAGCTGCAGAAGGAAAACAGTGATCTTAAACAACAGCGTGATGAGCTCGAGCAGCGATTAAGCGCTCTCAAGTCTCAGTATGACGGCCTTCTGAATCGACATGAGAGAGAAATGAGAAACCTGCGAGGCCAGGAGCAGAGGGACGAGCAACCCGAGGCAGGACCCAGCAAG AcccaggagcagcagaggagcacAGAACAGAGACAGATCAGTCTGAAGACCACCCCAGCTGGAGACAGGGGCAG TGCCAGCACATCTGAGCCTCCAACTGCCAACATAAAGCCAACACCTGTTGTGGCTACAGGCAGCAAGCAGCCTGTCAATCCAGGAAACAAACCTACTCCAAGAGCAAGCATCAGACCAATGATCACCCCAGCTCCTGTTCCCACCCCAACACCCACTGCGACTGTCATGCCTACCACACAGGTGGAGTCGCAGGAAG ctaTGCAGTCTTCTGAAGGCCCACCTGTGGAGCATGTGACGGTGTACGGCAGTGCCAGCGGCTCGGTGCGCTCAGCCAGCCCCAACGTCCAGACCACTTTAGCCGGGCCCATGCTAGCCATgcagcagacacagacacaggccACAGCATTTGTCCAACCAACTCAGCAACAGAGCCTGACCCACCCGGAGCCAGCCAATCAGGACCCACCGACCATGCTTATTGAGGCAGCACCTAGCTCGCAGGTGGAGTGGCCTTCAAcgtcctccacctcctctgtgTTTGGGACTG TTTCGGCAACACCAGGGACCTCCTCCATGTCCAAAAGGCCtcgtgaggaggaggagagctccACCATGGTCACTGACACAGAAACAACCCAGGAGGATTCTTCAAGGGCTCCGATACCAAAGAAACTCCGCATCATCCAGAGAGTTGGTCCAGAG GAAGAGGTGCTGGTGGAGGAGAGTGCTGAGGCTGAAGGGGTGGTGCCAACAGACAGTCAGGATGGTGGAGAAGCAAGCCAG ACAGAGGAGTTTGCAACACTGGAGGAAGGAGATGATGTTGCAGCATCCCAGTCCATCCCCATTGACCAAGAGGATGAAGAAGTCATCGTCATATTGACGGACTCAGAGAGCGAAGAAgaccaagaggaggaggatgaagaggaagaagagcag GActacgaggaggaggaggaagatgaagaggatgacgaggaggaagaagatgaagaggatgacGAGGAGGATGATGGAGAGAtgggggaggaaggggaggacaGTAACGAGGGGAGCGGAGACGGAAACGAGGCGTACGAAGGAGACGACACTGAG gGAGCTGATGTAACAGACCCAGGCACAGAGACGGAGGAGAGTTTGGGAGCGTCTGACTCCACCCAGAGACCAGCAGATTCCCAGACACCCAGCT TTGAGGGCAGTACTATGGAGTCTCTGGAGTCAATCTTCAACTCTAGTTCAAGGATGCCCCAGTCACCACGGAGACCAACGCATCAGCAGCCCCCTCGTCTGAACATCCACCCTGCCCAGTCATCTGAGCTGGGGCCACCTGCTCAG CGGCTCCCCGTTCGTCGAGTCCCTCAGCTCACTCCTGGAGTGCAGAGCAGTGCT CAGCACTTCTGTGACGATGATGACAGGATGGTTCCCAGCACTCCCACTCTGGTGGTGCACCGCTCCGATGGTTTTGACCAGGCCATCCA ATTTGTTGAAACTCCCAGCCAAAGACAGCTCTCATCACAAGGAG GTCTTGGGCTGTATGAAAGTCCTTTGTATCTAGCGACTCATGAGGAGGAGTCTGGCGGCCGCAGCGTTCCAACGACACCGTTACAAGTTGCAGCACCAG TAACTGTTTTCTCAGAGGCAGCTCAGTCTGACACCACCGAGCACGCCTCCCAGTCTGTTCCCATGGTGAGCACTTCAACACCAGGCCTGGTTGTGCCAGGAGGAGCTGgcacaggggaggagagggaagacaTCTTCATGGAGCCTGACACTGATAG ACCCAGTGCAGAGGTGTCAGTGGATGCAGTGGTCTCACAGGGAGATGCAGAGGAGTCCGGCCAGACATCTGACAAATCCAGCCTCCCCTCCACCAGTCAGGAACCCTCATCCAGCTCTGCAG ACACAAGCAGTGCTCCACCTAAACCCTGTAGACCTGTATCCAGCAGACAGCTGCAGCGCTGGCCAGAAAACCGTGGTGGGCGCATGAAGAGAGGAG ggTTTCCTTCTCGGTTCTCTCGAGGCTTCCACGGGAGACGATTCCAGAGATAA